The genomic segment TAGATGTGGGAAATGAGTTACTTAAGATTGCTGTTGTAGGACCTGAATCCACCGGGAAGTCCACAATGGCGCAGTATCTTGCCGAGAAATTACAAACCGTTTGTGTACCCGAATATTCGCGGTATTATTGCCATGGCCTCAATAATCAGTATACATTGCAGGATGAAGTCAATATGTTTTATGGACAGGTGGCCCTGGAGGAAGCGCTGCTCCCTTTGGCCAAAAACAATATCCTGGTCTGCGACACCACTTTCATGACCGTTAAAATCTGGTGCGATCACTTATTTCAATATACCCCTAAAGAAGTCGTCGACAAAATCGAACAGCATCCCTATGATCTTTATCTTCTGATGGACATCGATCTTCCTTGGCAGGACGACCCTTTACGGGACTTCCCCGGACAACGGGATTACTTTATGGAGATTTGGAAAAAAGAACTGCAGGCAATAGGCGGCCAGTATTGTATTGTTTCAGGGCAAGGCAACCAACGACTGGAAAACGGATTCTCGGCTGTCAGCGATTTTCTGACATTGATTTGAGAGAAGCTTCTTGACGGAACAGGCTTTTCCATCTATATTTGTAAATGAAAATAGAGCGCTAGGCGGATGCTCCTTGAATGAGGAGACAAAATAACCCATCGGCGACTATTAGACAAATAATTGGAATTTAAACTTTACTTAAGAAATAATGTATCCAGAATATTTAGTAGCCCCAATGCGTCAAGAGCTCGTTGACGCAGGATTCGAAGAGTTAAAAACACCAGAAGCGGTGGATCAGGCCATCGCGACAGAAGGAACTGTGTTTGTGGTTGTAAACTCAGTTTGTGGTTGTGCGGCGGCCAATGCCCGCCCTGCAGCAAAAGCAGCAGTTAAGAACGCAAAACGTCCAGGAAAATTAGTAACAGTTTTTGCAGGTATGGAAACGGACGCCGTAAATACTGCCCGCAACTACATGTTGCCGTATCCCCCATCTTCTCCGGCAATGGCTTTATTTAAAGATGGTAAATTGGTACATATGATTGAAAGACATATGATTGAGGGTCGCCCGGCACAAATGATTGCGGACAATTTGGTTGCAGCATTTGACGAGTACTGTTAGTCACGTATTTTGATTTTTGAATTAAAAAGGCTGTCCAAGGTATTTGGATAGCCTTTTTTGTTTGAATAAACCTACCCTGCATTCCGGCAACCTCCCGTCTTTTCCGAAAGCGACAGCCTGACTGCCACACACGGACGCTAACAAAAAATGGAAGAATAAAAACAGTTTTTCTTATTTTTAAGGTATGAGAAACTATCCAATTCTATTTGTATTATGCTGTGTGCTATTTGCCGCCTGTTCTTCCAAAGAAAATGTTGACCTGATTGTTCACCATGCCAATGTGTACACCGTTGATTCGATGTTTAGTCAGGCGCAGGCTTTTGCAGTTAAAGACGGAAAGTTTATCGCAATAGGCTCCAACGAACACATCGAACAGCAGTATACGGCCAAGGCGTATATCGATGCGGAAGGGCAAGCTATCTATCCGGGATTTTACGATGCTCATGCCCACTTATTTGACGAAGCCGAGTTAATGGACCAGGCGGATCTCAATGGAGCGGAATCCTTTGAAGAGGTAATTCGGCGCGTTAAAGAATACCGAAAGAGAAATCCGGACAAAACCTGGCTCATCGGGAGTGGATGGGATCAAAACCGCTGGAAAGACAAAGCTTTCCCCACAAAAGAACTGCTCGACAAAGCCTTCCCGGATATTCCGGTATACCTGATACGGGTCGATTATCATGCAGCAGTGGCCAACTCAAAAGCTTTGGAATGGGCCAAGCTAAACAGTATCCCGATTATTCATGGCGGTGTAGTCGGCGGTATAAATAACGTCCCAAATGGTCTCTTAATTGACAATGCCATGGAACTTGTGAACAAGACGATTCCTGTTCCGGATGAAAAAGAATATTTAAGAATGTTGAAGCGAACGCAGGATTCACTATTGTCCGTAGGTCTCACCTCTATTGTCGATGCTGGCCTGACAAAAGAAAAGCTTGACCTGCTGAAAAAATACTACAGGGCCGGCGAGTTAAAAATTAGGGACTACGCCATGATATTAGGCACACCTAAAAATATTAAATCATTTATAAGCCAAGGCTTTTACGAAACCGGGCGTTTTGAGATCAAGAGTTTCAAGCTATTGGCAGACGGGGCTTTGGGATCCAGGGGGGCCTGCCTTCTCGCACATTACCACGATGCTCCTACACATGGCTTTCTGCTGCATAGTCCCGCGGAATATGAGGAGATGATAAAACAGATTGCTGCAAGTAAATTCCAGGCCAATACGCATGCAATTGGTGACTCGGCCAACCGCATTATACTGGATATCTATGGTAAGTACCTCCAACCTCAGGCGGATCGCAGGTGGCGCATCGAACACGCACAAATTATCTCACCAGTCGATTTCAATAAATTTCGCCAATTTCAGATCATCCCTTCGGTACAGCCAACTCACGCTACGTCTGATATGTACTGGGCCAAAGATCGTCTTGGAGAAGAACGGATGAAAGGAGCTTATGCCTATAAACATTTACTGGAAGAATATGGCAAGCTCGCTTTGGGCAGTGATTTTCCTGTAGAACATTTCAATCCTCTGTATGGATTCCACGCCGCTGTAGCCCGTGTGGATAAAAACGGTTTCCCCGATAAAGGATTTCAGATACAGGATGCCATAAGCCGCGAAGATGCTTTGCGGGGCATGACAATCTGGGCTGCATACTCCTGCTTTCAGGAAAATAAACGGGGTAGCATAGAAGTTGGAAAAGACGCTGATTTCGTTATTCTTGAGCAGGATATTTTAAAAGCGCCCTTCGATCAGCTACGTGATGTGAAAACATTACGCACAGTGATTGCTGGAGAAACTGTTTTCAAAAGACAATCCTTATCAAACTGACATCAGGATTCCCCAACTTTGAAACAAATCACGATAACATGATCATCTAACAGATTGCTGCATTTGAATAGACACCCAGCATTACTACACAAAAAAGCCCGATTTTTATACCGGGCTTTTATATTGGAAAGAGCGACTGACCTGATTCAGGCAAGCCGCAACCTATTTATTGCATATCAAATAAATGTTTCTCCGCATGATAGGAAGAGCGAACCAGCGGTCCTGATTCGACGTATTTGAAGCCCATTTCCAGGCCAATCTTCTGATATTTTTCAAATTGCGCCGGCGTGATCCACTCAATTACGGGATGATGCGCTTTCGTGGGCTGTAGATATTGACCTAAAGTCAATATGTGCACCCCGACATTATATAAATCCTGCATCGCTTCAATAACGTCTTCTTCCGTTTCGCCCAAACCGAGCATAATGCCGGATTTGGTACGCAGACCTGCAGCCGAAATCCTTCTTAAACATTCCAACGAGCGGTCATATTTTGCCTGAATACGAACCTCTCTGGTCAAACGGCGAACAGTTTCCAGGTTGTGTGAGACAACTTCTGGGCGCACTGCAATGACCCGTTCCAGGTTCTCCCATTGTCCCTTGAAATCCGGCAACAGTGTTTCCAACGTGGTTCCGGGGCTTTCTCTACGAATAGCATGGATAGTCTCTGCCCAGATCGTAGAACCGCCATCTTTTAAGTCGTCACGGTCCACTGAGGTGATTACACAGTGTTTTACCTGCATAAGCTTCACAGAATTGGCCACCCTATTGGGTTCATCCATGTCCACGGGCAAGGGGCGCCCCGTGGCTACTGCACAGAAAGAACAGGAGCGCGTACAGATATTGCCGAGGATCATAAAGGTTGCCGTTCCGGCTCCCCAACACTCACCCATATTCGGACAATTGCCACTTTCACAAATAGTATGCAATTTGTGTTCATCTACAAGACTTCTCACATGTCTGTATTCTTTACCAACAGGCAATTTGACGCGCAACCAATCAGGCTTGCGCTGTGTAGGAGTTGCCGGAATAACTGGAAGTTCAATCATACAACAAAGTTAAGGATTAAAAACGTAATTTCTATTGGCCAATTTGTTGGTTTTATATCATAAAAACTTCCCCAATGCAGGCAGGAATAGAATAATGAAACAAAATTTAAGATATTTGTACTGATTATCATTAATCTAAATACATGACTATGCGATTGAGCCGATCTTTGT from the Sphingobacterium thalpophilum genome contains:
- the lipA gene encoding lipoyl synthase, producing the protein MIELPVIPATPTQRKPDWLRVKLPVGKEYRHVRSLVDEHKLHTICESGNCPNMGECWGAGTATFMILGNICTRSCSFCAVATGRPLPVDMDEPNRVANSVKLMQVKHCVITSVDRDDLKDGGSTIWAETIHAIRRESPGTTLETLLPDFKGQWENLERVIAVRPEVVSHNLETVRRLTREVRIQAKYDRSLECLRRISAAGLRTKSGIMLGLGETEEDVIEAMQDLYNVGVHILTLGQYLQPTKAHHPVIEWITPAQFEKYQKIGLEMGFKYVESGPLVRSSYHAEKHLFDMQ
- a CDS encoding BrxA/BrxB family bacilliredoxin, producing the protein MYPEYLVAPMRQELVDAGFEELKTPEAVDQAIATEGTVFVVVNSVCGCAAANARPAAKAAVKNAKRPGKLVTVFAGMETDAVNTARNYMLPYPPSSPAMALFKDGKLVHMIERHMIEGRPAQMIADNLVAAFDEYC
- a CDS encoding amidohydrolase — protein: MRNYPILFVLCCVLFAACSSKENVDLIVHHANVYTVDSMFSQAQAFAVKDGKFIAIGSNEHIEQQYTAKAYIDAEGQAIYPGFYDAHAHLFDEAELMDQADLNGAESFEEVIRRVKEYRKRNPDKTWLIGSGWDQNRWKDKAFPTKELLDKAFPDIPVYLIRVDYHAAVANSKALEWAKLNSIPIIHGGVVGGINNVPNGLLIDNAMELVNKTIPVPDEKEYLRMLKRTQDSLLSVGLTSIVDAGLTKEKLDLLKKYYRAGELKIRDYAMILGTPKNIKSFISQGFYETGRFEIKSFKLLADGALGSRGACLLAHYHDAPTHGFLLHSPAEYEEMIKQIAASKFQANTHAIGDSANRIILDIYGKYLQPQADRRWRIEHAQIISPVDFNKFRQFQIIPSVQPTHATSDMYWAKDRLGEERMKGAYAYKHLLEEYGKLALGSDFPVEHFNPLYGFHAAVARVDKNGFPDKGFQIQDAISREDALRGMTIWAAYSCFQENKRGSIEVGKDADFVILEQDILKAPFDQLRDVKTLRTVIAGETVFKRQSLSN
- a CDS encoding AAA family ATPase, with amino-acid sequence MGNELLKIAVVGPESTGKSTMAQYLAEKLQTVCVPEYSRYYCHGLNNQYTLQDEVNMFYGQVALEEALLPLAKNNILVCDTTFMTVKIWCDHLFQYTPKEVVDKIEQHPYDLYLLMDIDLPWQDDPLRDFPGQRDYFMEIWKKELQAIGGQYCIVSGQGNQRLENGFSAVSDFLTLI